The Fibrobacter sp. sequence TTGCCTTTGCTAACGGCAAGGGCGGCACGATTGTCTTTGGCGTGGACGACAAGACCCATAAAATTATAGGCATAAAAAAGAGCGAGGTCTTTCAGAAAGCCGACACAATCGCTGATACGATTTTCAACAGTTGCGAGCCCAAAATCAGGCCGAGTATCAATCTTCAGGAAATTGACAAGCGCTACATTATCGTGGTGACGGTTCCTTCTGGAATGCAGCAGCCCTATTACATAAAGAGCATGGGCATTACCGAAGGCACTTTTGTTCGCGTGGCGGCAACGACCCGTGAAGCAGAACGATACATGCTCAAGGAACTGCTTCTTGAAGGTGAAAACGAATCGTTCGATCAGCAACCAGCTGGCGAAACCGTTTCGAAGGAAGAAGTCGAAAATCTTTGTGACAAGATTTATGATTTTACAGCCGGGACATTGAGCAAAAAAGAACGTGCAGCATTGCGAAGGCCGACCGTCAACCAGTTGCTTTCGTGGAAACTGTTGAAGAAGGAAGGCCGTTCTTTAGTGGCTTCGAATGGGTTTAAACTTTTGCAGGGGACAAACGGGGATTTCCCTGACGCAAAGATTCAATGCGCCGTATTCAAAGGAAATATCCGGGGCGATTTCTTGAAGCGACAAAATATGGAAGGGCCTCTTTTTGAGCAGATTGAGTCGGCCTACCAGTTCGTAATGCAGAATTTGCCTGTTCAATCCAAGGTAAAGGGGCTTTTTAGGCACGACAGTTCCCTTTTGCCCGAATCTGCCGTGCGCGAAGCCATTGCAAATGCGGTGTGCCATCGCAGTTACCTAATCCCTCGCAAGGTGCAGGTAGCATTGTATGATGACCGCCTGGAAGTGACGTCCCCAGGGACGCTTTGCAGGGATATCACCTTGGAAAAAATGCGTGAAGGCATGTCTAGCGTGCGCAACAAGGGGATTGCAGAAACGTTTATCTATATGCGCATTGTCGAAACATGGGGAAGCGGTATTCCGAACATCTTCAAGGCAATGCAAGAAAGCGGCTTGCCGGAACCCGTGATGCAGGATTTTCATGGGGATTTCAGGATAACCTTATATTGGAAGAAATCCGTCCAATCCCACCCAATCCTACCCAATCCCACCCAATCCCACCCAATCCTACCCAATCCCACCCAATACAGTGAGGTGGAATGGAATCTGCTTAAAATCTTAAAGGACAATCCTAAATTAAGTCAAAGCGAAATGGCCGAAAGAATGGGAATGAAGATAAATCGTCTCAAGTATTACTTAAACGAACTTCGAAAGGCTCCGAATCCAGCAATTCGCCATATTGGCACAACTCGTGATGGCTATTGGGAAATCCTAGTTGATATTAAAGGAGAAATACGATGAAGAAAAAATCAGAAGAAGAGAACAAGAAAGATAATACTGGATGGAATGCCTTTTTGGAATTGCGTAGGCAGGCTCAGCGCGGTATGCTCCGGACCATGCAGCAGCTTTCCGCCGA is a genomic window containing:
- a CDS encoding putative DNA binding domain-containing protein, encoding MTKEEILAGESELLEFKRDVPEQSVKYIKTVVAFANGKGGTIVFGVDDKTHKIIGIKKSEVFQKADTIADTIFNSCEPKIRPSINLQEIDKRYIIVVTVPSGMQQPYYIKSMGITEGTFVRVAATTREAERYMLKELLLEGENESFDQQPAGETVSKEEVENLCDKIYDFTAGTLSKKERAALRRPTVNQLLSWKLLKKEGRSLVASNGFKLLQGTNGDFPDAKIQCAVFKGNIRGDFLKRQNMEGPLFEQIESAYQFVMQNLPVQSKVKGLFRHDSSLLPESAVREAIANAVCHRSYLIPRKVQVALYDDRLEVTSPGTLCRDITLEKMREGMSSVRNKGIAETFIYMRIVETWGSGIPNIFKAMQESGLPEPVMQDFHGDFRITLYWKKSVQSHPILPNPTQSHPILPNPTQYSEVEWNLLKILKDNPKLSQSEMAERMGMKINRLKYYLNELRKAPNPAIRHIGTTRDGYWEILVDIKGEIR